In the genome of Gloeotrichia echinulata CP02, one region contains:
- a CDS encoding FHA domain-containing protein — MYSLTLEWVENGRVRSQIVSLAKTIFPGIIRLGRSEEQCDLVVNDQEQTVSRLHAEIFYLPHLNTFNLRNITQTRPKPNRVVVDGKNIVEQVVPLHSGSVIWLGKVEIKVKEILLPQPKPKVTPKPLQTEPKSFMIKCPNGHEVPFEYANGFCPHCGTAVQSGGTVIAPQK; from the coding sequence ATGTACAGCTTAACCCTGGAATGGGTAGAAAATGGTCGTGTCCGTTCTCAAATTGTGTCATTGGCAAAAACAATATTTCCCGGAATCATTCGGCTTGGACGTTCTGAGGAACAGTGTGATTTAGTAGTGAATGATCAGGAACAAACTGTTTCTCGTTTACACGCAGAAATTTTTTATTTGCCTCATCTGAATACTTTTAATCTCCGCAATATAACTCAAACCCGTCCGAAGCCTAATCGCGTGGTTGTAGACGGTAAAAATATTGTTGAACAAGTTGTTCCTCTCCATTCTGGTAGTGTAATTTGGCTGGGTAAAGTTGAGATAAAAGTTAAGGAGATTTTACTTCCTCAACCAAAACCAAAAGTAACACCAAAGCCTTTACAAACAGAACCTAAAAGTTTCATGATTAAATGTCCTAATGGTCATGAAGTTCCATTTGAATATGCTAATGGATTTTGTCCCCATTGTGGCACTGCAGTGCAATCGGGCGGTACTGTAATTGCGCCGCAAAAGTAA
- a CDS encoding CHAT domain-containing protein, with protein sequence MLKINLLLLTGAIAQIIALAMSTPVKAQSITPAADGTNTVVTPDGNQLNINGGTLSGDGANLFHSFQKFGVDSNQIANFVSNPNIQNILGRVVGGDPSIINGLIQVTGGNSNLFLMNPAGILFGTNASLNVPADFTATTANSIGFGDNWFNAFGDNNYAALVGNPNAFAFTTTEPGSIVNLGNLAVGNGKNLNLFSNTVVSNGELSAPGGNITVAAVPGQNILRISQQGHLLSLEVPVSISVPFSPAYLRELLAGGSLADTGDVVVKGVTAQTATLSAVNNLNLTESQLVTTGDLNLLAGNTVKVRDSVANPFLAQAGGNLDIQGNQSIDILALNHQQTPFVSGGNLTLVSDGNISGDAHFYSGGQFAIKNLAGGAGNFVSLFDPIIFSQGDVSLGNYSGASLHILSGGSVSLGNVEITGAGTAAETINPANPDSFIANLATVTLSDNTSLTINGSATPTLDIRAGIDWTALGGLSQNKVIGVSPTLANSASNASITVGDVKINAPSGANGTVFLSNQFKPNQNLASGAIQTGVIDSGVGGSLIIDSRSLVNSSAFPFTVTGNATIRSTGQQTTLSLESPTLTSKDRIVLSGFINPGQFTSGQKYNVAFVIDVSGSTSLGFGSSSNVGDVNGDGLANTILDAEIAGFLALNKSIINSGAANNTSVGVIPFDSFATLKTFTTANADVETYLRSLRDGGGTNFGNALSKTIDFFNQAPTGRNNLVFFLSDGQGFGNTPAQTTTLTDPNGINAKITSIGVGSGSSLTELDRLDDNQLNNSATPVLDPSSLTANLTGGDTKINASDVQKVEILVNGTLAQTLSKDQLTSNSSGNGLSFNTELNGLVSGNNSIQVQVVFNDSDTTKVNAIQNVNVISTTQFFQNSNSQGNVKIIIGQQPPTPTPSPTPTEPAPPTTNTPNEEEKKVSDSKPIIEIPQSDRIKTLEADTLAEELEVRATQQFTGYLGADNKPNNLKTMLKARATLRQIRAQTGINAAIVYAAFTPKNYVSASWILTPQSQDSDVLDLVIVTADGQPIRKQIEGATKAEVSEFTERFTKTVAEGAQFIGGSEKPEQKLYQLLISPLEAELQKQNIKVDHLMFIMDEKLRSLPIAALVDDQGKYLIEKYSLGLLPSLSYTDTEYRGVKNLQVLAAGASEFAKDQKQSNLPATSLETSQIAKIWASPEPLFGDKFTLNNLQAQGTKFGIIHLATHADFPSQNEGDQNNSYIQVYNEKLFFDKIRQLGWNKLPVELLVLSACRTALGDTNAELGFAGLAVQTGVKSALGTLWKVNDNASSALMIEFYRQLQTAPIKAKALQQAQLAMIKGDIRIEGNQLIVPNLGKISLDKNIVPNSEPTTSLKFQEPNFWAAFTLIGSPW encoded by the coding sequence TGGCGCGAATCTCTTCCACAGCTTCCAAAAATTTGGTGTGGACTCTAACCAAATTGCTAATTTTGTTTCTAACCCGAATATTCAAAATATTTTAGGGCGGGTTGTTGGTGGTGATCCTTCAATTATTAACGGATTAATTCAAGTTACTGGGGGAAATTCTAATCTGTTCTTGATGAACCCCGCCGGTATTTTATTTGGTACAAATGCAAGTTTAAATGTCCCCGCTGATTTCACCGCTACAACGGCTAACAGTATTGGCTTTGGTGACAATTGGTTTAATGCTTTTGGTGATAACAATTATGCTGCTTTAGTCGGAAACCCAAATGCTTTTGCTTTCACCACAACAGAACCAGGAAGTATTGTTAATCTGGGGAATTTGGCTGTAGGTAATGGCAAAAATTTAAATTTATTCAGTAATACCGTTGTCAGCAATGGAGAACTATCAGCACCGGGGGGAAATATCACCGTTGCTGCTGTACCTGGACAGAATATTTTACGCATCAGCCAACAAGGACATCTATTAAGTTTAGAAGTTCCTGTTTCTATTTCTGTGCCTTTTTCTCCTGCTTACCTGCGCGAACTTTTAGCAGGTGGAAGTTTAGCAGATACTGGAGATGTGGTAGTTAAGGGAGTAACAGCACAAACAGCTACTCTTTCTGCGGTTAATAATTTGAATTTGACAGAAAGTCAATTGGTGACAACTGGCGATTTAAATTTATTGGCTGGTAATACTGTCAAGGTGCGTGATAGTGTCGCGAATCCCTTTTTAGCGCAAGCGGGGGGAAATCTTGATATTCAGGGTAATCAAAGCATTGATATTTTAGCTTTAAATCATCAACAAACACCCTTTGTTAGTGGGGGAAATTTAACTTTAGTTAGTGATGGGAATATTTCTGGCGATGCACATTTTTATAGTGGTGGACAATTTGCGATTAAAAATTTAGCCGGTGGTGCGGGTAATTTTGTCAGTTTATTTGACCCAATTATTTTTAGTCAGGGAGATGTGAGTTTAGGAAACTACAGTGGCGCTTCCCTACATATCCTATCAGGTGGTAGTGTTAGCTTAGGCAATGTAGAGATTACAGGAGCAGGAACAGCAGCAGAGACAATAAACCCTGCAAACCCAGATTCATTCATTGCTAATTTGGCAACTGTCACTTTATCAGATAATACTTCTTTAACAATTAATGGCAGTGCTACTCCTACTTTAGATATTAGAGCCGGTATTGATTGGACTGCTTTAGGCGGCTTATCTCAAAACAAAGTTATCGGGGTAAGTCCCACATTAGCTAATAGTGCTAGTAATGCCAGTATTACTGTAGGTGATGTGAAGATAAACGCACCTTCTGGCGCTAATGGTACAGTCTTTTTGTCTAACCAGTTTAAACCTAATCAAAATTTAGCCAGTGGAGCAATTCAAACTGGAGTGATAGATTCAGGAGTAGGTGGTTCTCTCATAATTGATTCCAGAAGTTTAGTTAACAGTAGTGCCTTTCCTTTTACTGTGACAGGTAATGCTACCATTCGCAGCACAGGTCAGCAAACAACTCTCAGTTTAGAGTCGCCAACCTTAACTTCTAAGGACAGAATTGTGTTGTCAGGGTTTATTAATCCTGGTCAGTTTACCAGTGGTCAAAAATACAATGTCGCTTTTGTCATTGATGTTTCTGGTAGTACTAGCCTTGGTTTTGGTTCCAGTTCAAATGTTGGTGACGTGAATGGAGATGGTCTGGCTAATACCATTTTAGATGCAGAAATTGCTGGTTTTCTGGCGCTGAACAAGTCAATTATTAATTCTGGAGCGGCAAATAACACATCAGTTGGTGTCATACCTTTTGATAGTTTTGCCACTCTGAAAACGTTCACAACTGCAAATGCTGATGTAGAAACTTATCTGCGCTCCTTGCGTGATGGAGGTGGGACAAACTTTGGGAATGCTTTAAGTAAAACTATCGATTTTTTCAACCAAGCGCCTACAGGGAGAAATAATCTAGTTTTCTTCCTTTCCGATGGTCAAGGATTTGGTAACACTCCAGCGCAGACAACTACTCTCACTGACCCCAATGGTATTAATGCGAAGATAACATCTATTGGTGTGGGATCTGGCTCCAGCCTGACAGAACTGGATCGTTTGGATGATAACCAACTAAACAACTCTGCTACCCCAGTTTTAGACCCCTCATCTCTGACTGCTAATTTGACTGGTGGTGACACCAAGATAAATGCCAGCGATGTACAAAAGGTTGAAATATTGGTTAATGGAACTTTAGCTCAGACCCTTTCAAAAGATCAGTTAACTAGTAATTCTTCTGGAAATGGACTAAGTTTTAATACTGAACTCAATGGGCTAGTTTCTGGGAATAATTCAATTCAAGTTCAGGTAGTTTTCAACGATTCAGATACTACTAAAGTTAATGCTATCCAGAATGTCAATGTCATATCTACCACGCAATTTTTCCAAAATAGTAACTCGCAAGGCAATGTAAAAATCATCATTGGACAGCAACCACCCACACCCACACCGTCACCCACACCCACAGAACCAGCACCACCAACAACAAATACACCAAATGAAGAAGAAAAAAAGGTTTCTGACAGTAAACCAATAATCGAAATACCACAGAGTGACAGAATTAAAACCTTAGAAGCTGATACATTAGCTGAAGAATTAGAAGTACGCGCTACACAGCAATTTACCGGATATTTAGGAGCAGACAACAAGCCTAATAATCTCAAAACGATGCTTAAAGCACGGGCTACCCTGCGTCAAATTCGGGCACAAACAGGTATTAATGCAGCAATTGTTTATGCAGCATTTACTCCTAAAAACTACGTTTCTGCTTCTTGGATTTTAACTCCTCAATCCCAAGATAGTGATGTTTTAGATTTAGTCATCGTCACCGCTGATGGACAACCTATTCGCAAGCAAATAGAAGGCGCAACCAAAGCTGAAGTTAGCGAATTTACAGAGAGATTTACCAAAACAGTCGCTGAAGGAGCGCAATTTATTGGTGGTAGCGAAAAACCAGAGCAAAAACTTTATCAATTGCTAATTTCACCCTTAGAAGCTGAGTTACAAAAACAAAACATTAAGGTCGATCACTTGATGTTTATTATGGATGAAAAATTGCGATCGCTCCCCATCGCTGCTCTAGTTGATGACCAAGGTAAATATCTCATCGAAAAATATAGTTTGGGACTTCTCCCCAGTCTCAGCTACACCGACACAGAATACCGTGGTGTGAAAAATTTGCAAGTTTTAGCAGCAGGCGCTAGTGAATTTGCTAAAGACCAAAAGCAAAGTAATTTACCTGCTACCAGTCTAGAAACCTCGCAAATCGCCAAAATTTGGGCGAGTCCTGAACCTTTGTTTGGTGATAAGTTTACCTTGAATAATCTCCAAGCTCAAGGCACTAAATTTGGTATCATTCACTTAGCAACCCACGCTGATTTTCCATCTCAAAACGAAGGCGATCAAAATAATTCTTACATCCAGGTGTATAATGAAAAGCTGTTCTTCGATAAAATTCGTCAGCTTGGATGGAATAAGCTACCAGTAGAGTTATTAGTTTTAAGTGCTTGTAGAACAGCTTTGGGTGATACAAATGCAGAGTTAGGTTTCGCTGGTTTAGCAGTACAAACTGGTGTGAAATCAGCTTTAGGTACTTTGTGGAAAGTGAACGATAACGCAAGTTCGGCGCTGATGATCGAATTTTATCGCCAGTTACAAACTGCACCAATTAAAGCCAAAGCCCTACAACAAGCACAACTGGCGATGATTAAAGGTGATATTCGCATTGAGGGAAATCAGTTAATTGTTCCCAATCTTGGGAAGATTTCACTAGATAAAAATATAGTTCCAAATTCCGAACCAACAACGTCATTGAAATTCCAAGAACCAAATTTCTGGGCAGCTTTTACATTGATTGGTAGCCCCTGGTAA